Proteins encoded together in one Coffea arabica cultivar ET-39 chromosome 2c, Coffea Arabica ET-39 HiFi, whole genome shotgun sequence window:
- the LOC140035772 gene encoding uncharacterized protein, translating to MGLGNTIVDENDASNQDRAKAMIFFRCHLDEGLKVQYLAVKDPLVLWQDLKERFDHLKFVVLPKARYDWLHLRLQDFKSVNEYNSTIFRIISQLSLCGEKITDEEMLEKTFSTFHVSNMLLQ from the coding sequence ATGGGTCTTGGTAATACTATTGTTGATGAGAATGATGCCTCAAACCAAGACCGTGCTAAGGCCATGATCTTCTTTCGTTGTCATTTAGATGAAGGATTAAAAGTACAGTATCTTGCTGTCAAAGATCCTCTTGTCCTTTGGCAAGATTTGAAAGAAAGATTCGACCATCTGAAGTTTGTCGTTCTTCCAAAAGCCCGATATGATTGGCTTCACTTACGACTACAAGATTTCAAATCTGTCAACGAATATAATTCAACCATATTcagaattatttctcaattatcATTGTGTGGTGAAAAAATCACTGATGAAGAAATGTTAGAGAAAACATTCTCTACTTTTCATGTCTCTAACATGCTCCTGCAGTAG